A window of the Paenibacillus woosongensis genome harbors these coding sequences:
- a CDS encoding dihydrodipicolinate synthase family protein: MLEHAERVKQSLQGGLIPAVPVPRYADGRIHDEAQAAYASYLARQNIAGVAVWAHTGRGLQLQPGQRCDILRLWRSALGPTRVVIAGAGALPDPALSMADRIERWRMDSNRMAEEAIAGGADALLVFPPVLLRGLPAHEREAAAAEYHRDLARLGIPLVIFYLYEGAGGWSYSLDLLRELLSLPHVIGIKIATLDSIMTMQKIARLLAEEFPGQMHITGEDRMFGYALMRGARSALVGLGAAFPNIQADLITAYRVQDYARFLDLSERVDGFAEMTFTEPMDKYILRMLHCLVFAGVIPQEAAHDMAGYEMTEQELASIRQGIDKYRLY, translated from the coding sequence ATGTTGGAGCATGCGGAACGAGTCAAGCAATCCCTGCAGGGAGGGCTGATCCCCGCCGTCCCGGTTCCGCGTTATGCGGACGGGAGGATTCACGACGAGGCTCAGGCCGCATACGCTTCTTACTTGGCTCGCCAGAACATCGCCGGCGTAGCGGTATGGGCGCATACCGGGCGGGGGCTGCAATTGCAGCCGGGGCAGCGGTGTGATATTTTGCGGTTGTGGCGATCGGCCCTGGGTCCTACTCGAGTTGTCATTGCCGGGGCAGGAGCGCTGCCTGATCCTGCTTTAAGCATGGCAGACCGAATCGAGCGTTGGCGGATGGACAGTAATAGGATGGCCGAGGAAGCGATCGCAGGGGGAGCGGATGCCTTGCTAGTATTTCCGCCCGTCCTTCTTCGCGGGCTGCCAGCTCATGAGCGGGAGGCGGCGGCGGCTGAATATCACCGCGATTTGGCTCGTCTCGGCATTCCGCTAGTCATCTTTTATTTGTATGAGGGAGCGGGTGGATGGTCGTATTCCCTGGATTTGCTGCGGGAGCTGCTCTCTCTGCCCCATGTGATCGGCATTAAGATCGCGACGCTGGACAGCATTATGACGATGCAGAAGATCGCCCGGCTCCTTGCCGAAGAGTTTCCAGGCCAGATGCACATCACGGGAGAAGACAGGATGTTCGGTTATGCCCTGATGCGCGGGGCACGGAGCGCGCTCGTTGGTCTTGGAGCTGCTTTTCCGAATATTCAGGCGGATCTGATTACGGCATACCGCGTACAGGATTACGCCAGGTTCCTCGACTTATCGGAGCGTGTGGACGGATTCGCCGAGATGACCTTCACAGAGCCGATGGATAAGTACATTTTAAGAATGCTGCATTGCCTTGTCTTTGCCGGCGTCATTCCGCAGGAAGCGGCCCATGATATGGCAGGATACGAAATGACGGAACAGGAGCTGGCTTCGATTCGCCAAGGGATCGATAAGTACCGGTTGTATTAA
- a CDS encoding DeoR/GlpR family DNA-binding transcription regulator: MLAAERRQIMISMVHADKRVLVSELSDKFNVTEETIRRDLEKLEKEGIVTRTYGGAILNSHTNEDLPFTTRNATNSEIKQQIAAKALELIHDGDTLMMDPSSTSFELMKLLHQRKNLTVITSSIHILHEFLNSGIQIISTGGTLRPRSMSLVGTNAEEIVKKYNVDKVVMSCKALFLGKGIMDSNEPECELKKAMLRQAGKVLLLADHSKFNKTAFVKLMEFDEIDALITDREPEPAWMDMLKEKEIEVVF; encoded by the coding sequence ATGCTAGCAGCTGAACGGCGCCAAATAATGATCAGCATGGTGCATGCGGACAAACGCGTCCTCGTCTCGGAGCTCAGCGACAAATTCAACGTCACAGAGGAAACGATCCGCCGTGATCTGGAGAAGCTGGAGAAGGAAGGCATCGTCACTCGAACCTATGGCGGTGCAATATTAAACAGCCATACCAATGAAGACCTGCCCTTTACGACCCGAAATGCCACAAATTCGGAAATCAAACAGCAAATCGCAGCTAAAGCATTGGAGCTGATCCATGACGGGGATACCCTGATGATGGATCCCAGCTCTACCTCGTTTGAACTGATGAAGCTTCTGCATCAGCGCAAAAATTTAACTGTCATCACAAGCTCGATTCATATTTTGCACGAATTTCTAAACAGCGGGATTCAAATCATTTCCACCGGGGGAACATTGCGTCCTAGATCGATGTCCCTCGTCGGCACAAACGCAGAGGAGATCGTAAAGAAATACAACGTGGATAAAGTGGTCATGAGCTGCAAAGCGCTATTCCTCGGCAAGGGAATCATGGATTCCAACGAGCCGGAATGCGAGCTGAAGAAGGCCATGCTGCGCCAAGCCGGCAAAGTGCTGCTGCTTGCGGACCATTCGAAATTCAATAAGACCGCGTTTGTCAAGCTCATGGAATTCGATGAAATCGATGCGCTCATCACCGACCGGGAACCCGAGCCGGCGTGGATGGACATGTTGAAGGAGAAGGAAATCGAAGTCGTTTTCTGA
- the rhaD gene encoding rhamnulose-1-phosphate aldolase, translating into MTTIKQHPLSCTRKLEIPFVKEMAQITQHMWRFGWDERNGGNISCILDEAEVSQYLDINHVIRTIKPAFPVHELAGRYFIVTGSGKYFKNVVADPEANLGILRVSKNGEHLELLWGLKDGAVPTSELPSHFMSHIERLKVDPNHRVVIHNHATNVIAMTFIHDLDDNKLTKTLWEMCTECIVVFPDGIAVIPWMVPGSSEIGRATAEKMKGHRAVVWPHHGIFGTGSSIDEAFGLIETIEKAAQIYMLIVNQPIRQRITDGELAELAQAFGVTPREGILSTKSPL; encoded by the coding sequence ATGACAACTATTAAACAGCATCCTTTATCCTGTACGCGCAAGCTGGAGATTCCTTTTGTGAAGGAAATGGCGCAAATTACGCAGCATATGTGGAGGTTTGGCTGGGATGAGCGGAACGGCGGGAATATTAGCTGCATTCTGGACGAAGCCGAAGTGTCGCAGTATCTGGATATTAACCATGTGATCCGAACGATCAAGCCTGCTTTTCCCGTGCATGAACTGGCTGGCCGCTATTTTATCGTGACCGGTTCGGGCAAGTATTTCAAGAACGTCGTTGCCGACCCGGAAGCGAATCTCGGCATATTGCGCGTCTCAAAGAACGGAGAGCATTTGGAGCTGCTGTGGGGATTGAAGGACGGCGCGGTACCGACGAGTGAACTGCCGTCCCATTTCATGAGTCATATCGAACGCTTGAAGGTTGACCCGAACCACCGCGTCGTCATTCACAACCATGCGACGAACGTCATTGCTATGACTTTTATTCATGATTTGGACGATAATAAATTGACGAAGACGCTCTGGGAAATGTGCACGGAATGTATCGTCGTTTTCCCGGATGGCATTGCCGTAATCCCGTGGATGGTGCCGGGTTCCAGCGAGATCGGCAGAGCCACGGCGGAGAAAATGAAGGGCCACCGCGCCGTGGTATGGCCGCACCATGGCATATTCGGCACGGGCAGCTCCATTGACGAGGCTTTCGGGCTCATTGAAACGATTGAGAAGGCGGCGCAAATCTACATGCTCATTGTCAACCAGCCGATCAGGCAGCGGATCACCGATGGGGAGCTGGCCGAGCTGGCCCAGGCATTTGGCGTAACGCCGCGTGAAGGCATTCTGAGCACCAAGTCACCGCTCTAG
- a CDS encoding helix-turn-helix domain-containing protein, with product MTLPADHSLPYICKLMWHSFKIPVFYLNEHKKIEIEFSANFVINPHFSSKDSWLSQICAPHAGHMPILFRTDDSETFISVPVRTDGEFNGTILLGPAAEMKLTDTEIQAFLQKTGPDHDLHDELAAYYRSLPVLSITDCVYAAMHLHYMLYQEVLDPADVYTQSRSVTSLSKEIEDPILTISERRQNTAMHHDALFEQKSMQAIKQGNKDEVIRNWRQLPQYGEVGLLSKTSELRSRKNLAITVITLATRAAVEGGLQYETALTISDLYIQNVEELNDVKAVDHFIEEVLSDYAERVHQTKRNRYSKPINICLDYIFKHLYDHISLNDLAQKAGLHPNYLSALFKREVGYSLREYIQRIKIEEAQSLLLLTDQTISEISTLLNYHDQSYFTKMFKKFTGVTPIEYRNKRSVL from the coding sequence ATGACCCTGCCAGCCGATCATTCCTTGCCATATATTTGCAAGCTCATGTGGCACTCTTTTAAAATACCGGTCTTTTATTTAAATGAGCATAAAAAGATCGAAATCGAATTTTCCGCTAATTTCGTAATCAATCCGCACTTCTCGTCCAAAGACAGCTGGTTGTCCCAGATTTGCGCACCGCATGCCGGACATATGCCCATACTCTTTAGAACGGATGATTCGGAGACCTTTATCTCCGTTCCTGTTCGTACGGACGGTGAATTTAATGGAACCATTCTGCTTGGACCGGCAGCTGAAATGAAACTGACCGATACGGAAATTCAAGCTTTCTTGCAGAAGACAGGCCCCGATCACGACCTGCACGACGAGCTGGCTGCCTACTATCGCTCCCTCCCCGTGCTTTCGATCACGGACTGCGTGTATGCCGCCATGCATCTACACTATATGCTGTATCAAGAAGTGCTTGACCCTGCCGATGTCTATACGCAGAGCCGTTCGGTAACGAGCTTGTCCAAAGAGATCGAGGATCCAATCCTCACGATCTCCGAACGCCGCCAGAATACGGCCATGCACCATGATGCCTTGTTTGAGCAAAAATCGATGCAAGCGATTAAGCAAGGCAATAAAGATGAGGTTATCCGCAACTGGAGGCAGCTCCCCCAATACGGCGAAGTCGGACTGCTCTCCAAAACAAGCGAGCTCAGAAGCCGGAAAAATCTCGCGATCACCGTCATCACCCTGGCAACCCGGGCCGCTGTGGAAGGCGGGCTGCAATATGAGACCGCCCTGACCATCAGTGATCTGTATATTCAAAATGTCGAAGAATTAAACGATGTTAAGGCGGTCGACCATTTCATTGAGGAAGTGCTGTCCGATTATGCGGAACGCGTGCATCAAACGAAACGGAACCGGTACTCCAAGCCGATCAATATTTGCCTGGATTATATTTTCAAGCATTTGTACGACCATATCAGCTTGAATGATTTGGCCCAGAAAGCGGGGCTTCATCCCAATTATTTATCCGCGCTGTTCAAGCGCGAGGTCGGCTATTCCCTGCGGGAATATATTCAGCGGATCAAAATAGAAGAGGCCCAATCCCTATTGCTGCTTACGGATCAGACCATTTCGGAAATATCGACATTGCTGAATTATCACGACCAAAGCTACTTCACGAAAATGTTTAAGAAATTCACCGGAGTGACCCCCATCGAATACAGAAACAAACGAAGCGTCCTGTGA
- a CDS encoding glycoside hydrolase family 3 C-terminal domain-containing protein, translated as MKRDMKSLIAQMTLEEKAGLCSGLDFWHLKGIERLGIPSIMVTDGPHGLRKQAADADHLGLNESVPATCFPSAVGLASTWNRELIRQVGEALGQECQAENVAVLLGPGANIKRSPLCGRNFEYFSEDPYLSSQMAASHIRGVQSQGVGTSLKHFAANNQEHRRMSTDAVVDERTLREIYLASFEHAVRDAQPWTVMCAYNRVNGEYASEHEELLTDVLRDEWGFEGFVVSDWGAVNERVKALEAGLELEMPSSSGLGEQKIIAAVQNGTLAEAKLDQAVERLLNIIFKAVDEKRENAVYDREAHHQLAKEVAMESMVLLKNEDRLLPLAKQGKIAVIGTLATKPRYQGGGSSHILPTKLDNVFEEIVQAAGDAEVFFAEGYPLEHDEIDAESMAKAIETAQNTDVAVLFIGLPDRYESEGYDREHLSIPQNQIALIEAVASVQPNLVAVLSNGAPIEMPWLPKVKAVLEGYLGGQALGGAIASLLFGDANPSGKLAETFPMKLSDNPSYLNFPGDGDKVEYKEGIFVGYRYYDAKEIEPLFPFGHGLSYTEFSYRDMSISAKEIADSDTVEISVFVKNTGKTAGKEIVQLYVRDIQSSVRRPEKELKGFEKISLKPGEEKKVTFTLDKRSFAYYNVELKDWHVETGEFEILIGKSSREIVLRDTLLVRSGTAVKMKVNRNTLVGDLLADPHLSSTAKKLLDKVNETHPFAQMGDEGNMAEMLAAMMKYMPLRALVNFGGGTFTEEMMDEMIETLNAASSPSSRA; from the coding sequence ATGAAAAGAGACATGAAATCACTAATTGCCCAAATGACGTTGGAGGAGAAGGCAGGGTTATGTTCAGGGCTGGATTTTTGGCATTTGAAAGGGATCGAGCGTCTGGGCATTCCATCTATTATGGTGACGGACGGACCACACGGTCTGCGCAAGCAGGCGGCGGACGCCGATCATTTAGGGCTCAACGAAAGCGTGCCAGCCACCTGTTTCCCGTCGGCTGTGGGCTTGGCCAGTACATGGAACAGGGAGCTGATCAGGCAGGTTGGTGAAGCGCTAGGCCAGGAGTGCCAGGCCGAGAATGTGGCGGTGCTGCTTGGACCGGGAGCCAATATCAAGCGTTCGCCGCTGTGCGGCAGAAATTTCGAATATTTCTCCGAAGATCCTTACCTCTCCTCACAAATGGCCGCAAGCCATATTCGCGGCGTGCAGAGCCAGGGCGTAGGCACATCGTTAAAGCATTTCGCCGCCAACAACCAGGAGCATCGCCGGATGTCGACCGATGCCGTCGTCGACGAAAGAACACTGCGTGAAATCTATCTCGCCAGCTTCGAGCATGCGGTTCGGGATGCCCAGCCGTGGACGGTGATGTGCGCCTACAACAGAGTAAATGGTGAATACGCCTCTGAGCACGAAGAGCTGCTTACCGATGTTTTAAGGGACGAATGGGGCTTTGAAGGCTTTGTCGTTTCTGACTGGGGTGCGGTCAATGAGCGCGTAAAAGCGCTTGAAGCGGGATTGGAGCTGGAAATGCCTTCGAGCAGTGGCCTTGGGGAGCAAAAGATTATCGCGGCCGTCCAAAATGGAACGCTTGCAGAAGCGAAGCTGGATCAGGCTGTGGAAAGACTGCTGAACATTATTTTTAAGGCGGTCGACGAGAAGCGGGAGAACGCCGTTTATGATCGGGAGGCGCATCATCAGTTGGCCAAAGAAGTAGCCATGGAGAGCATGGTGCTGTTAAAAAATGAAGACCGGCTGCTGCCGCTTGCGAAGCAAGGGAAGATCGCTGTGATCGGTACACTGGCGACAAAGCCTAGATACCAGGGCGGAGGCAGCTCGCATATATTGCCGACGAAGCTGGATAACGTGTTCGAGGAGATCGTTCAGGCGGCGGGCGATGCAGAGGTGTTCTTTGCCGAGGGCTACCCTCTGGAGCATGATGAAATCGACGCGGAGTCGATGGCCAAGGCGATAGAAACAGCACAGAATACGGATGTTGCTGTCTTGTTTATCGGCTTGCCTGACCGATATGAATCGGAAGGCTATGACCGTGAGCATCTGAGCATCCCGCAGAACCAAATCGCTTTGATCGAAGCGGTGGCTTCCGTTCAGCCGAACCTTGTCGCGGTGCTCAGCAACGGGGCGCCGATCGAAATGCCTTGGCTGCCGAAAGTAAAAGCGGTGCTGGAAGGTTACTTAGGCGGGCAGGCTCTGGGCGGTGCGATTGCTTCGTTGCTGTTCGGCGATGCAAATCCTTCCGGCAAGCTTGCCGAGACGTTTCCGATGAAGCTCAGTGATAATCCGTCGTATTTGAATTTTCCGGGTGACGGGGACAAGGTGGAGTATAAGGAAGGAATTTTCGTCGGCTACCGCTATTACGATGCCAAGGAAATCGAGCCGCTGTTTCCATTTGGCCATGGATTGAGCTATACCGAATTCAGTTATCGGGATATGTCCATAAGCGCGAAGGAAATCGCAGATTCAGACACTGTGGAAATCAGCGTATTCGTCAAAAATACAGGAAAAACTGCCGGCAAAGAGATTGTCCAGCTCTATGTGAGAGATATTCAGAGCAGTGTAAGGAGACCGGAGAAGGAGCTGAAAGGTTTTGAGAAGATCAGTCTGAAGCCAGGGGAGGAGAAGAAGGTTACTTTTACTCTCGATAAGCGCTCCTTCGCTTATTACAATGTCGAGTTAAAGGATTGGCATGTGGAAACGGGCGAATTCGAAATATTAATAGGAAAATCCTCTCGTGAAATCGTGCTGCGCGACACGCTGCTCGTCCGTTCGGGCACAGCCGTCAAAATGAAGGTGAACCGGAATACGCTGGTCGGAGACTTGCTTGCTGATCCGCATCTTTCTTCGACAGCAAAGAAGCTGCTCGATAAAGTAAACGAGACCCACCCATTTGCACAGATGGGCGATGAAGGGAATATGGCCGAAATGCTGGCGGCGATGATGAAATATATGCCGCTGCGCGCGTTGGTTAACTTTGGCGGAGGTACGTTTACGGAAGAGATGATGGATGAAATGATCGAAACGCTGAATGCAGCAAGTTCCCCTTCTTCCCGGGCATAA
- the mscL gene encoding large-conductance mechanosensitive channel protein MscL: MWKEFKSFAFKGNVLDLAIAVIIGGAFGKIVSSVVEDLIMPLLGILLGGRDFSNIVIQVNEATIKIGSFMQTVIDFLIIAFSIFLFTKLLSKFKRKDDPKPDKPAEPSKEELLLTEIRDLLKNKQL, translated from the coding sequence ATGTGGAAAGAGTTCAAATCATTTGCATTTAAAGGCAATGTGCTAGACTTGGCTATTGCCGTCATCATCGGCGGGGCATTCGGAAAAATCGTCAGCTCCGTCGTCGAGGATCTAATCATGCCGCTTTTGGGTATCTTGTTAGGCGGGCGCGATTTCTCGAACATCGTGATCCAGGTTAATGAAGCAACGATCAAAATCGGATCGTTCATGCAAACCGTCATTGATTTCCTGATCATTGCTTTCTCGATTTTTCTATTCACCAAATTGCTCAGCAAATTCAAGCGGAAGGATGACCCCAAACCGGACAAACCCGCAGAACCCAGCAAAGAAGAACTGCTGCTCACTGAAATCCGCGATTTGCTGAAGAACAAGCAGCTTTAG